A window of the Streptomyces sp. Ag109_O5-10 genome harbors these coding sequences:
- a CDS encoding CoA ester lyase, translating into MTTAAFPLTWLYVPGDRPHVVAKALGSGTDVVVIDLEDAVAPDRKDYARAATAELLAHPQPVPVHVRINALDTPWAGADIQALQALPGLVGVRLPKVTSPEDVRRLAARTAALPLYALLESALGIEHAYAIAVAHPALRGISLGESDLRADLGVRDDIGLDWCRSRIVVAARAAGLAPPPQSVHPDTRDLNGLAASCAHGRALGFLGRAAIHPRQLPIIERAYLPTEAEVEQAETVIKAATAQQGAQALPDGSFIDAAVVATARRTLSLLNRH; encoded by the coding sequence ATGACCACCGCGGCGTTCCCCCTGACCTGGCTGTACGTCCCCGGCGACCGGCCGCACGTCGTCGCCAAGGCGCTGGGCTCCGGAACCGACGTGGTGGTGATCGACCTGGAGGACGCGGTCGCCCCCGACCGCAAGGACTACGCCCGCGCCGCCACCGCCGAGCTCCTCGCCCATCCCCAGCCGGTCCCGGTCCACGTCCGGATCAACGCCCTGGACACCCCCTGGGCAGGGGCCGACATCCAGGCCCTCCAGGCCCTCCCCGGCCTCGTCGGGGTACGCCTCCCGAAGGTCACGAGCCCCGAGGACGTCCGCCGCCTCGCGGCCCGCACCGCCGCCCTCCCCCTCTACGCCCTGCTCGAATCGGCCCTCGGCATCGAACACGCCTATGCCATCGCCGTCGCCCACCCCGCCCTGCGGGGCATCTCCCTGGGCGAGTCGGACCTACGGGCCGACCTGGGCGTACGGGACGACATCGGCCTCGACTGGTGCCGTTCCCGGATCGTGGTCGCCGCGCGGGCGGCGGGCCTCGCCCCGCCGCCCCAGTCGGTCCACCCCGACACCCGTGACCTCAACGGCCTCGCCGCGTCCTGCGCCCACGGGCGCGCCCTGGGCTTCCTGGGCCGCGCCGCGATCCACCCCCGGCAGCTCCCGATCATCGAACGGGCCTACCTCCCCACGGAGGCCGAAGTGGAACAGGCGGAAACAGTCATCAAGGCAGCCACCGCCCAGCAGGGCGCCCAAGCCCTCCCCGACGGCAGCTTCATCGACGCAGCCGTGGTGGCGACAGCCCGCAGAACCCTCTCCCTGCTGAACCGCCACTGA
- a CDS encoding CaiB/BaiF CoA-transferase family protein has translation MSTAPEAPTTPTTPTTPTTSTTPAPAPLTGLRVLDLATLFAGPLAATMLGDFGAEVVKVEHPAKPDPSRGHGPAKQGVGLWWKLLGRNKRTLTLDLSKPGGRATLLRLAATADVIIENFRPGTLEKWDLGWEELSAANPRLVLARVTAFGQFGPYARRPGFGTLAEAMSGFAAITGEPDAPPTLPPFGLADSIAALTTAYAVMTALAARDRTGEGQVVDMAIIEPILAVLGPQPIWYDQLGYVQARTGNRSANNAPRNTYRTADGSWVAVSTSAQSIAERVMGLVGRPDLIDEPWFATGAGRAAHADVLDAAVGDWVATRSRAEVLAEFEKAEAAVAPIQDVRDVMEDPQYQALNTITTVPDPDLGPLRMQNVLFRLSATPGAIRWTGRPHGADTEEVLAELGLTPAQVRALRAEGAV, from the coding sequence ATGAGTACGGCACCCGAGGCACCCACGACGCCGACGACCCCGACGACCCCGACGACGTCCACGACACCGGCGCCCGCGCCCCTCACCGGTCTGCGCGTCCTCGATCTGGCCACCCTCTTCGCCGGTCCCCTCGCCGCCACCATGCTCGGTGACTTCGGCGCCGAGGTCGTCAAGGTCGAGCACCCCGCCAAGCCCGACCCTTCCCGGGGGCACGGCCCCGCCAAGCAGGGCGTAGGACTGTGGTGGAAGCTGCTCGGGCGCAACAAGCGCACCCTCACCCTCGACCTGTCAAAGCCCGGCGGCCGCGCCACCCTCCTCCGGCTGGCCGCCACCGCCGACGTGATCATCGAGAACTTCCGCCCCGGCACCCTGGAGAAGTGGGACCTCGGCTGGGAGGAGCTGTCCGCCGCCAACCCGCGCCTGGTCCTGGCCAGGGTCACCGCCTTCGGTCAGTTCGGCCCCTACGCCCGCCGCCCCGGCTTCGGCACCCTCGCCGAGGCGATGAGCGGCTTCGCTGCGATCACCGGCGAACCGGACGCCCCGCCGACGCTGCCGCCGTTCGGGCTCGCCGACTCCATCGCGGCGCTGACCACCGCGTACGCCGTGATGACCGCGCTCGCGGCGCGGGACCGCACCGGCGAGGGCCAGGTCGTCGACATGGCGATCATCGAGCCGATCCTGGCCGTCCTCGGCCCCCAGCCCATCTGGTACGACCAGCTCGGCTACGTCCAGGCACGCACCGGCAACCGGTCCGCCAACAACGCCCCGCGCAACACCTACCGCACGGCGGACGGCAGCTGGGTCGCGGTGTCCACCTCGGCCCAGTCGATCGCCGAACGCGTGATGGGCCTGGTCGGGCGCCCGGACCTGATCGACGAGCCGTGGTTCGCGACCGGAGCCGGCCGGGCCGCGCACGCCGATGTCCTGGACGCGGCCGTCGGCGACTGGGTCGCCACCCGCTCCCGCGCCGAGGTGCTGGCCGAGTTCGAGAAGGCGGAGGCGGCGGTGGCGCCGATCCAGGACGTGCGGGACGTCATGGAGGACCCCCAGTACCAGGCGCTGAACACGATCACGACCGTCCCCGACCCCGACCTGGGCCCCCTGCGCATGCAGAACGTGCTCTTCCGGCTCTCGGCCACCCCCGGCGCGATCCGCTGGACCGGCCGCCCGCACGGCGCCGACACGGAGGAGGTCCTGGCCGAGCTGGGCCTGACCCCGGCCCAGGTACGGGCCCTGCGTGCGGAGGGCGCCGTATGA
- the rbsK gene encoding ribokinase produces the protein MTHIAVLGSMNMDLVAYAEKAPQLGETVTGRAFRTIPGGKGANQAIAAARAGATVSMIGAVGHDAYGVRLRETLEHSGVDTDSLRTIEGPSGTAHIVVDDEGGNAIVVIPGANGTVDHLSPGDEGVIASADMLLLQLEIPLAAVVAGAQAARRHGIRTVLTPSPARPLPSELLDNIDLLVANEREAATLTDRTDPRDAAAALLDQVPQVIVTLGAAGSLYLTRDAAPLVIPAPHVTTVDSTGAGDTFVGALAVALAEEKPIREALSWAAAAAAISVQREGATESMPYRPEIETQYTA, from the coding sequence ATGACCCACATCGCCGTACTCGGCAGCATGAACATGGACCTCGTCGCGTACGCCGAGAAGGCGCCGCAGCTCGGCGAGACCGTGACGGGACGCGCGTTCCGCACGATCCCCGGCGGCAAGGGCGCCAACCAGGCGATCGCCGCGGCCCGCGCCGGCGCCACCGTCTCGATGATCGGCGCGGTCGGCCACGACGCCTACGGCGTCCGGCTGCGCGAGACCCTCGAACACTCCGGCGTGGATACGGACTCGCTGCGCACGATCGAGGGCCCGTCCGGCACCGCGCACATCGTCGTGGACGACGAGGGCGGCAACGCGATCGTCGTGATCCCCGGCGCCAACGGCACCGTCGACCATCTCTCCCCCGGCGACGAGGGCGTCATCGCCTCCGCCGACATGCTCCTGCTCCAGCTGGAGATCCCGCTCGCCGCGGTCGTGGCCGGCGCGCAGGCCGCACGCCGCCACGGCATCCGGACGGTCCTCACCCCGTCCCCCGCCCGCCCGCTGCCGTCCGAACTCCTCGACAACATCGACCTGCTGGTGGCGAACGAACGGGAAGCGGCCACCCTCACCGACCGCACCGACCCGCGCGACGCGGCGGCCGCGCTCCTCGACCAGGTGCCGCAGGTCATCGTCACCCTCGGTGCGGCCGGCAGCCTCTACCTCACCCGCGACGCCGCCCCGCTCGTCATCCCCGCGCCCCATGTGACCACCGTCGACTCGACCGGCGCGGGCGACACCTTCGTCGGCGCCCTCGCGGTGGCCCTGGCCGAGGAGAAACCGATCCGCGAGGCCCTGTCCTGGGCGGCGGCCGCGGCGGCGATCTCCGTCCAGCGGGAAGGGGCGACGGAGTCGATGCCGTACCGCCCGGAGATCGAAACCCAGTACACCGCATGA
- a CDS encoding ADP-ribosylglycohydrolase family protein, with translation MTPKEEQSAGASLDDRITGALVGAAVGDALGGPVEGYSPDQILERHGGRVHGIVGPWNGDAWRTARPIAPYHKGDGHVTDDTLMTHALVRVYDRVRDHLDAYAIADHLVPDLMTNPRWIPELETETIPLHRIFLAEKWLAARLHYGHVDPREAGVGNIVNCGATMYMAPVGLVNAAHPQAAYAEALDVAGAHQSSYGREAAGVFAAAVAAATAPGATPDSVVGACLSVAKDGTREAIERVCETAAHHSDFESALVPLREAIAPYDTVGPDYRSPSLGARRPSRLHAIEELPVALGMLLVAGGDYRHAVLGSVNYGRDCDSIATMAGAITGALGSPVPEDWSKRVAEASRLDLWEPPRVLAGVAREVFARDVERRRTHEESFARLGGPSCSD, from the coding sequence ATGACGCCCAAAGAAGAACAAAGCGCCGGAGCTTCGCTCGACGACCGGATCACCGGAGCGCTGGTCGGGGCCGCCGTCGGCGACGCCCTCGGCGGCCCGGTCGAGGGCTACTCCCCCGACCAGATCCTCGAACGCCACGGCGGCCGCGTCCACGGCATCGTCGGCCCCTGGAACGGCGACGCCTGGCGCACCGCCCGCCCCATCGCGCCGTACCACAAGGGCGACGGGCACGTCACCGACGACACCTTGATGACCCACGCGCTGGTACGGGTGTACGACCGCGTCCGCGACCACCTCGACGCGTACGCGATCGCCGACCACCTGGTCCCCGACCTGATGACCAACCCCCGCTGGATCCCGGAACTGGAGACGGAGACCATCCCCCTGCACCGGATCTTCCTCGCGGAGAAATGGCTCGCGGCCCGCCTCCACTACGGCCACGTCGACCCCCGCGAGGCCGGCGTCGGCAACATCGTCAACTGCGGTGCGACGATGTACATGGCCCCCGTCGGCCTGGTCAACGCGGCGCACCCGCAGGCGGCCTACGCCGAGGCCCTGGACGTCGCGGGCGCCCACCAGTCGTCGTACGGCAGGGAGGCGGCGGGCGTCTTCGCGGCGGCGGTGGCGGCGGCGACCGCGCCGGGCGCGACACCGGACTCCGTGGTCGGCGCCTGCCTGTCCGTGGCGAAGGACGGCACCCGAGAGGCGATCGAACGCGTCTGTGAAACGGCGGCACACCACTCCGACTTCGAGTCGGCGCTGGTTCCGCTCCGCGAGGCGATCGCCCCCTACGACACGGTGGGCCCCGACTACCGGTCCCCCTCCCTCGGCGCCCGCCGCCCCTCCCGCCTGCACGCCATCGAGGAACTCCCGGTCGCGCTGGGCATGTTGCTGGTGGCCGGCGGCGACTACCGGCACGCGGTCCTCGGTTCCGTCAACTACGGCCGGGACTGCGACTCCATCGCGACGATGGCGGGCGCGATCACCGGGGCGCTGGGCTCGCCGGTCCCGGAGGACTGGTCGAAGCGGGTCGCCGAGGCCAGCCGCCTCGACCTCTGGGAACCACCCCGGGTCCTGGCCGGAGTGGCCCGGGAGGTCTTCGCCCGCGACGTCGAACGCCGCCGCACCCACGAGGAGTCCTTCGCCCGCCTCGGAGGTCCGAGTTGCTCCGACTGA
- a CDS encoding ADP-ribosylglycohydrolase family protein: protein MNRRRIEGLLLGLAAGDAAGWPSARHRASRMPEWTRRLTRELDTFAEQNATTTLPVPIALNQPPEPLRLGPSDDAEWAAFAAEAVLRAGDDTLLGDLSRELRTRAAIDLTWTAVASEVAAAAERAPEIESAVLPLRARISVRAGLGNLAAGLRPPATGHDNPHYFDDAACVRACALAVAHPGDPQRAADLAEFDARYTQDGDGVHGARAMAAALALALVGAEVETCVAAALAELPEVTEIGRNARHALTLAGTADSAFALVPFLEHQIVDHVYSYGIAAAETVPVALALATAARGRIAEAVPAAACLSRVADSAPALAGALTGALGGGDTVPPSWRDACRTLSGCALPRLTGTDLVELAELLEATQPARPGG from the coding sequence GTGAACCGGCGTCGTATCGAGGGGCTCCTCCTCGGCCTCGCCGCAGGCGACGCCGCCGGCTGGCCTTCCGCGCGGCACCGCGCGTCCCGCATGCCCGAGTGGACCCGCCGCCTCACCCGGGAACTCGACACCTTCGCCGAGCAGAACGCGACCACCACCCTCCCCGTCCCCATCGCCCTCAACCAGCCTCCCGAGCCCCTCCGCCTCGGCCCCTCCGACGACGCCGAGTGGGCGGCCTTCGCCGCCGAGGCCGTCCTGCGCGCCGGTGACGACACCCTCCTCGGCGACCTCAGCCGTGAGCTCCGTACCCGCGCCGCCATCGACCTCACCTGGACCGCCGTCGCCTCCGAGGTCGCCGCCGCGGCCGAACGCGCCCCGGAGATCGAGTCGGCCGTACTCCCCCTGCGCGCCCGCATCTCCGTCCGCGCCGGCCTCGGCAACCTCGCCGCCGGCCTGCGCCCGCCCGCCACCGGCCACGACAACCCGCACTACTTCGACGACGCAGCCTGTGTCCGCGCCTGCGCCCTCGCCGTCGCCCATCCCGGCGACCCGCAACGCGCCGCCGACCTCGCCGAGTTCGACGCCCGCTACACCCAGGACGGCGACGGGGTGCACGGCGCCCGCGCCATGGCCGCCGCCCTCGCTCTCGCCCTCGTCGGCGCCGAGGTGGAGACCTGCGTGGCCGCGGCCCTCGCCGAACTCCCCGAGGTCACCGAGATCGGCCGCAACGCCCGGCACGCCCTCACCCTCGCCGGCACCGCGGACTCCGCGTTCGCCCTGGTCCCCTTCCTCGAACACCAAATCGTCGACCACGTCTACAGCTACGGCATCGCCGCCGCGGAAACCGTCCCGGTCGCCCTCGCCCTCGCCACCGCCGCGCGCGGCCGGATCGCCGAGGCCGTGCCCGCCGCCGCCTGCCTCTCCCGGGTCGCCGACTCCGCCCCCGCCCTGGCCGGTGCGCTCACCGGCGCCCTCGGCGGCGGTGACACGGTTCCGCCGTCCTGGCGGGACGCCTGCCGCACCCTCTCCGGCTGTGCCCTCCCCCGCCTCACCGGCACGGACCTCGTGGAACTCGCCGAACTCCTGGAAGCCACACAACCGGCCCGTCCAGGTGGATGA
- a CDS encoding VIT1/CCC1 transporter family protein produces the protein MAVIETQATLHEAHRDNHTHRDVNGGWLRPAVFGAMDGLVSNLALMTGVAGGAVGHQTIVITGLAGLAAGAFSMAAGEYTSVASQRELVEAELDVERRELRRHPQDEEAELAALYEARGVEPGLAREVARQLSADPEQALEIHAREELGIDPGDLPSPLVAAVSSFGSFALGALLPVLPFLLGATALWPALLLALAGLFGCGAVVAKVTARSWWFSGLRQLALGGAAAGVTYALGTLFGTAVG, from the coding sequence ATGGCCGTCATCGAGACGCAGGCGACTCTGCACGAAGCCCACCGCGACAACCACACCCACCGGGATGTGAACGGGGGCTGGCTGCGGCCCGCCGTCTTCGGTGCCATGGACGGGCTCGTCTCCAACCTCGCCCTGATGACCGGCGTGGCCGGCGGGGCCGTCGGCCACCAGACCATCGTGATCACCGGGCTGGCGGGGCTGGCCGCCGGGGCCTTCTCGATGGCCGCCGGCGAGTACACCTCCGTCGCCTCGCAGCGCGAGCTCGTCGAGGCCGAGCTGGACGTGGAGCGCAGAGAGCTGCGCAGGCACCCGCAGGACGAGGAGGCCGAGCTGGCCGCGCTGTACGAGGCGCGGGGCGTCGAGCCCGGGCTGGCCCGTGAGGTCGCCCGGCAGCTGTCCGCCGACCCGGAGCAGGCGCTGGAGATACACGCCAGGGAAGAGCTCGGCATCGACCCCGGCGACCTGCCCTCGCCGCTGGTCGCCGCCGTCTCCTCCTTCGGGTCGTTCGCGCTGGGCGCGCTGCTGCCCGTGCTGCCGTTCCTGCTCGGCGCGACCGCGCTCTGGCCCGCCCTGCTGCTGGCCCTCGCCGGGCTGTTCGGCTGCGGTGCCGTGGTGGCCAAGGTGACCGCGCGGAGCTGGTGGTTCAGCGGTCTGCGGCAGCTCGCGCTGGGGGGTGCGGCGGCCGGTGTGACGTACGCCCTGGGCACCCTGTTCGGGACGGCCGTAGGATAG